The Myxococcaceae bacterium JPH2 genome has a window encoding:
- the istB gene encoding IS21-like element helper ATPase IstB: MSTLSLEEVLRALGLEHAASQLNAALAKAIARNDSPSSLLDNLMREQLRDTTEARARTALRRSAIFPLPTIDSYDFNYPKHIDRELVTRAASLDFIREKSNVVFIGPSGVGKTHLANALGQLACLRGYRVRFVVAADLVNDLVVGQSKNTLHKRLAAWAAPELLLIDELGYLSFDARGADLLYQVFNKRYQRSSTIVTTNLPFKDWGKLFHNSAAASAIADRLVH; the protein is encoded by the coding sequence TTGTCTACGCTCTCCCTCGAAGAAGTCCTGCGCGCCCTCGGACTCGAGCATGCCGCCAGTCAATTGAATGCAGCCCTGGCCAAAGCCATTGCGCGAAATGACTCTCCCTCGTCGCTTCTGGACAACCTCATGCGCGAGCAACTCCGCGACACCACCGAAGCTCGCGCCAGGACTGCTCTGCGCCGCTCCGCCATTTTCCCGCTCCCCACCATCGACTCCTATGACTTCAACTACCCCAAGCACATCGACAGAGAGCTCGTCACGCGTGCCGCCTCCCTCGACTTCATTCGGGAGAAGAGCAACGTCGTCTTCATCGGCCCCAGCGGGGTAGGTAAAACCCACCTCGCCAATGCCCTCGGGCAACTGGCTTGCCTCCGCGGCTACCGCGTCCGCTTCGTCGTGGCTGCAGACCTGGTGAATGACCTCGTCGTCGGCCAATCCAAGAACACGCTCCACAAACGGCTTGCCGCCTGGGCGGCTCCCGAACTCCTCCTCATCGATGAACTCGGTTATCTCAGCTTCGATGCTCGGGGGGCCGACCTCCTCTACCAGGTTTTCAACAAGCGCTACCAACGCTCCTCCACCATCGTCACCACCAACCTCCCTTTCAAGGACTGGGGCAAGCTCTTCCACAACAGCGCCGCGGCCTCCGCCATCGCGGACCGCCTCGTGCACA